Proteins encoded by one window of Halorussus salinus:
- the pheT gene encoding phenylalanine--tRNA ligase subunit beta — MPVVDVNPDELRDLTGHDEKSDDELIDDMFALGLEFEGRTEEGDLQLEFAPDRLDRLSVEGVARSLRYQYGDDRGIYVPGTNDADWTIEVDESVPDERPYVTGAVIRDVDLGEDALDSLIQLQEKLHATMGRKRAKGAIGIHDLTMLKGQAATAEGQTEVGNSIVYRGIDPDGDRFVPLDSDAEMTPDEVLRSHPTGETYADLVAEYERYPAIYDDIGLFSFPPVINGRRTEVSTDSRDLFVELTGTDQWTIDHMCNIICYALDARGAKVEEVAVSYPDRDLLRPDFEVREKTVTHERIESLLGIDLSAENVVDLLERSGLDATTEEVGDDELAYEVEVPPYRVDVLHPLDIVDDVGRAYGFNDLEPRYPDVGTVGGRHDRSKLEDAAREVLVGLGFEDLLNFHMISEEENFDRMRIAPDDSALGAAEPATILEPYSEDYTMLRTWALPSMLMVLENNTHRGYPQDLAEIGLAAEVDENENTGVAEHRTVAGVLARHDASYEDAKARLQAIARNFDASLETPATDHPTFIDGRAAAVVLDGEAVGVVGELHPEVLVEHDLELPVAAFEFRLDALE, encoded by the coding sequence CTCCGGGACTTGACCGGCCACGACGAGAAAAGCGACGACGAACTGATAGACGACATGTTCGCCCTCGGTCTCGAATTCGAGGGCCGGACAGAGGAGGGCGACCTCCAACTCGAATTCGCGCCCGACCGACTCGACCGCCTCTCGGTCGAGGGCGTCGCGCGCTCGCTCCGGTACCAGTACGGCGACGACCGCGGCATCTACGTCCCCGGCACCAACGACGCCGACTGGACCATCGAGGTCGACGAGTCGGTACCCGACGAGCGCCCCTACGTCACCGGCGCGGTGATTCGGGACGTTGATTTGGGCGAAGATGCCCTCGACTCGCTCATCCAGTTGCAGGAGAAACTCCACGCGACGATGGGCCGCAAGCGCGCGAAGGGCGCTATCGGCATCCACGACCTGACGATGCTGAAGGGACAGGCCGCCACCGCGGAGGGCCAAACCGAAGTGGGCAATTCCATCGTCTACCGGGGCATCGACCCCGACGGCGACCGGTTCGTCCCGCTCGACTCGGACGCCGAGATGACGCCCGACGAGGTGTTGCGCTCGCACCCGACCGGCGAGACGTACGCCGACCTCGTGGCCGAGTACGAGCGGTACCCCGCCATCTACGACGACATCGGCCTGTTCTCGTTCCCGCCGGTCATCAACGGCCGCCGGACCGAGGTCTCGACCGACTCGCGGGACCTGTTCGTGGAACTGACGGGCACCGACCAGTGGACCATCGACCACATGTGCAACATCATCTGCTACGCGCTCGACGCCCGCGGCGCGAAAGTCGAGGAGGTCGCGGTCAGCTATCCCGACCGGGACCTCCTGCGCCCCGACTTCGAGGTCCGGGAGAAGACGGTGACTCACGAGCGCATCGAGAGCCTCCTCGGCATCGACCTGAGCGCCGAGAACGTCGTGGACTTGCTAGAGCGGTCCGGACTCGACGCGACGACCGAGGAGGTCGGCGACGACGAGTTGGCCTACGAGGTCGAAGTCCCGCCCTACCGCGTGGACGTGCTTCACCCCTTGGACATCGTAGACGACGTGGGTCGGGCCTACGGCTTCAACGACCTCGAACCGCGCTACCCGGACGTGGGGACGGTCGGGGGTCGCCACGACCGGTCGAAGCTCGAAGACGCCGCCCGCGAGGTGCTGGTCGGCCTCGGCTTCGAAGACCTCCTCAACTTCCACATGATTAGCGAGGAGGAGAACTTCGACCGGATGCGCATAGCTCCGGACGATTCCGCCCTCGGGGCCGCGGAACCGGCGACCATCCTCGAACCCTACAGCGAGGACTACACCATGCTCCGGACGTGGGCGCTCCCCTCGATGCTGATGGTGTTGGAGAACAACACCCATCGGGGCTACCCGCAGGACCTCGCCGAAATCGGTCTCGCGGCGGAGGTGGACGAAAACGAGAACACCGGCGTCGCCGAACACCGGACCGTCGCTGGCGTCCTCGCGCGCCACGACGCCTCCTACGAGGACGCGAAGGCGCGGTTGCAGGCCATCGCGCGCAACTTCGACGCGAGCCTCGAAACTCCGGCGACCGACCACCCGACGTTCATCGACGGCCGCGCGGCCGCGGTCGTGCTGGACGGCGAGGCGGTCGGCGTCGTCGGCGAACTCCACCCCGAGGTGCTGGTCGAACACGACCTCGAACTGCCCGTGGCGGCGTTCGAGTTCCGACTCGACGCGCTGGAGTAG